A window of the Pungitius pungitius chromosome 3, fPunPun2.1, whole genome shotgun sequence genome harbors these coding sequences:
- the mettl21a gene encoding protein N-lysine methyltransferase METTL21A, producing the protein MALVPYVENPLPALSKLHNSSAQFRFADRDLRLAQDWKSLGVAAVVWDAAVVMCMYLEMGTFELKGKGVIELGAGTGLVGIVAALMGAKVTITDREPALDFLSANVKANLTPDSQGSAVVSELSWGQDLDRYPAGGFDLVLGADIVYLEDTFVPLLQTLEHLCSDTTVVLLACKIRYKRDTDFLSMLRRQFRVEEVYYETQRDIHVYKASKVSPREDL; encoded by the exons ATGGCTCTAGTTCCGTACGTGGAGAACCCGCTACCAGCTCTCTCCAAGCTCCACAACTCGTCGGCGCAGTTCCGGTTCGCCGACCGCGACCTCCGCCTGGCGCAGGACTGGAAGAGTCTCGGGGTGGCCGCGGTCGTGTGGGACGCG GCCGTCGTCATGTGCATGTACCTGGAGATGGGCACGTTCGAGTTAAAGGGGAAAGGGGTCATCGAACTGGGAGCCGGCACCGGACTGGTGGGCATCGTCGCGGCCCTGATGG gtGCCAAAGTGACCATCACTGACCGAGAGCCGGCTCTGGACTTCCTCTCCGCCAACGTGAAGGCCAACCTGACCCCGGACTCCCAGGGGTCAGCGGTCGTGTCCGAGCTGAGCTGGGGGCAGGACCTCGATCGCTACCCGGCCGGGGGGTTCGACCTGGTGCTGGGGGCGGACATTGTTTACCTGGAGGACACCTTTGTGCCGCTGCTGCAGACCCTGGAGCACCTGTGCTCGGACACCACCGTGGTGCTTCTGGCCTGCAAGATCCGCTACAAGCGAGACACGGACTTTTTGAGCATGCTGAGGCGCCAGTTCAGGGTGGAAGAGGTTTACTATGAGACACAAAGGGACATCCATGTGTACAAGGCCTCGAAAGTGTCCCCCAGGGAGGATTTGTGA
- the LOC119223202 gene encoding small integral membrane protein 11-like isoform X2 codes for MRSAGSSSALDNVPLLLYILALKTLLLCLAFAGAKIYQGRKADAALKKELAEKRRLAQQTQELLDNKKDD; via the exons ATGCGCAGTGCGGGTTCTTCTTCG GCTTTGGACAatgtccccctcctcctctacaTCCTGGCCCTGAAGACGCTGCTGCTGTGCTTGGCGTTCGCCGGGGCTAAGATCTACCAAGGTAGGAAAGCCGACGCGGCGCTGAAGAAGGAGCTGGCTGAGAAGAGGAGGCTGGCCCAGCAGACGCAGGAGCTCTTGGACAACAAGAAGGACGACTGA
- the LOC119223202 gene encoding small integral membrane protein 11-like isoform X3: MINWKALDNVPLLLYILALKTLLLCLAFAGAKIYQGRKADAALKKELAEKRRLAQQTQELLDNKKDD; the protein is encoded by the exons ATGATCAACTGGAAG GCTTTGGACAatgtccccctcctcctctacaTCCTGGCCCTGAAGACGCTGCTGCTGTGCTTGGCGTTCGCCGGGGCTAAGATCTACCAAGGTAGGAAAGCCGACGCGGCGCTGAAGAAGGAGCTGGCTGAGAAGAGGAGGCTGGCCCAGCAGACGCAGGAGCTCTTGGACAACAAGAAGGACGACTGA
- the LOC119223202 gene encoding small integral membrane protein 11-like isoform X1 — translation MVCSCLSLSHTASPSLELNPLPPPILTAGRERPGSPKALDNVPLLLYILALKTLLLCLAFAGAKIYQGRKADAALKKELAEKRRLAQQTQELLDNKKDD, via the exons ATGGTATGCAGCTGCTTGTCTCTGTCACACACCGCCTCCCCCTCTTTGGAGCTAAATCCACTTCCACCTCCCATTCTGACAGCTGGGAGGGAGAGACCAGGGTCCCCGAAG GCTTTGGACAatgtccccctcctcctctacaTCCTGGCCCTGAAGACGCTGCTGCTGTGCTTGGCGTTCGCCGGGGCTAAGATCTACCAAGGTAGGAAAGCCGACGCGGCGCTGAAGAAGGAGCTGGCTGAGAAGAGGAGGCTGGCCCAGCAGACGCAGGAGCTCTTGGACAACAAGAAGGACGACTGA
- the LOC119222114 gene encoding insulin receptor substrate 2-like, with translation MEQDPDSQQHQDELQSSPSRPYEELFCRSNTSLAVGPLTGALVTPRGPHSDVVKRGYLGMLDRSHRRYFVLRAGSHTGPGRLEWYKNQERSAGKAALFGSSKLGVMYLRCCLGVSRSGSSSKGSTVALYAKDQTMVLLAEDQWEQEAWYLAIRKLMEEERKDEERVEEDDGYCTLPSAASFREVWPVTVRSTGLGCTKSLAGESRLCLTAASLVLVRVTACGDLPSLTIPLLSVRRFGHLDGSFYLELGRSAPNGPGEIWMGARDQGNPAFAHHIHEVVIETVRALRALPDFSRSPASTHSQLQALLASKRCRPKYRDKAAKVRPTGAGPLLRNPGTQTSRPECHLEPDKPHQTQPGSPRSSASHLGPLGSPRSSTSESEGYVEMETDQLVPVDQGRDGDPEGAAMATGDRRSGSWEPGEVQRLGYMMMSPPGGHGSPALSQDDYVTMASPQKHNAQPRPLSPSSSLQTSFDSFTFDSSSLHAWHRRTNEPSPPRRLLTSGQQSETGAGQSERSISCSSQPQEAVRSAEPSAVTTPFVQSGPDQAGPGRASRAASDRSVRRWRLSLCLPSCLRTQTESL, from the exons ATGGAGCAGGACCCGGATTCTCAGCAGCACCAGGATGAGCTTCAGTCGAGTCCATCTCGTCCCTACGAGGAACTCTTCTGCAGAAGCAACACCTCCCTCGCTGTGGGCCCTCTGACCGGCGCCCTCGTGACCCCCCGCGGGCCACACAGCGACGTGGTGAAACGGGGTTACCTCGGCATGCTGGACCGCAGCCACAGAAGATATTTCGTCCTCAGAGCAGGAAGTCACACCGGGCCGGGCCGACTCGAGTGGTACAAGAACCAGGAGAGGTCTGCTGGTAAAGCTGCGCTGTTTGGCTCGAGCAAGCTGGG ggtgaTGTACCTGAGGTGCTGTCTCGGTGTGAGTCGGAGTGGCAGTTCCAGCAAAGGCTCCACGGTGGCGCTGTATGCCAAGGATCAGACCATGGTGCTGCTGGCGGAGGACCAGTGGGAACAAGAAGCCTGGTACCTGGCCATTAGGAAACTGATGGAGGAAGAGCGGAAGGATGAAGAGCGTGTGGAAGAGGATGATGGGTATTGCACCCTGCCCTCCGCTGCTTCCTTCAGAGAG GTGTGGCCCGTCACAGTGAGGTCCACAGGTCTGGGCTGTACCAAGTCTCTGGCCGGGGAGAGCCGTCTCTGCCTCACAGCCGCGTCTCTCGTCCTGGTCCGAGTGACGGCGTGCGGCGACTTGCCGTCGCTCACAATCCCGCTGCTCAGTGTCAGGCGCTTTGGTCACTTGGACGGCTCCTTCTACTTGGAGCTCGGCAGGTCGGCACCAAATGGGCCTGGAGAAATCTGGATGGGAGCAAGAGACCAAG GGAACCCGGCCTTCGCCCATCACATTCACGAGGTGGTCATTGAGACGGTCAGGGCGCTGCGAGCTCTTCCCGACTTCAGCCGCTCACCAGCCTCCACCCACAGTCAGCTTCAGGCCCTCCTGGCTTCCAAGCGCTGCCGACCCAAATACAGAGACAAGGCGGCGAAGGTGAGACCGACCGGTGCTGGTCCGCTCCTCAGGAACCCTGGAACCCAGACGAGTCGCCCCGAATGTCACCTCGAGCCCGACAAACCACACCAAACGCAGCCTGGGTCCCCTCGGAGCTCCGCCTCCCACCTCGGCCCTCTCGGGTCCCCTCGGAGCTCCACGTCTGAGTCCGAAGGCTACGTGGAAATGGAGACGGACCAGCTCGTCCCAGTGGACCAAGGGAGGGATGGCGACCCCGAAGGAGCTGCCATGGCGACGGGGGACCGCCGCAGTGGGAGCTGGGAGCCAGGCGAGGTGCAGCGTCTAGGTTACATGATGATGTCACCACCAGGGGGCCACGGTTCACCTGCGCTGTCTCAGGATGACTATGTGACGATGGCGAGCCCCCAAAAGCACAACGCACAACCtcgccctctctccccctcgtcTTCCCTCCAGACGTCATTCGACAG CTTCACCTTCGACAGCTCCTCTCTGCACGCGTGGCATCGTCGGACCAACGAGCCCAGTCCTCCACGCCGGCTTCTGACCTCGGGCCAACAGTCAGAGACGGGAGccggccaatcagagaggaGCATCAGCTGCTCCAGCCAACCACAGGAAGCTGTGAGGAGTGCTGAGCCGTCTGCCGTGACGACTCCCTTCGTCCAAAGTGGACCAGACcaggccgggccgggccgggctaGCCGAGCGGCCTCAGACCGATCAGTTAGAAGATGGcggctgtctctgtgtctgccgTCCTGCCTGAGGACGCAGACTGAGTCATTGTGA
- the LOC119222120 gene encoding cytochrome P450 4F3, with protein sequence MSLRRHRCTGHTLSVFPRMSLLPLVLSWTGPCQVLLVLGSGLGAVVAFWIARLLLRHAWYTHRLSCFSKPHANSWLLGHLGQMQSSEEGLLQVDDLVQKYTHSCSWFLGPFYHLVRLFHPDYVKPLLMAPASITMKDELIYGHLRPWLGQSLLLSNGEEWSRRRRLLTPAFHFDILKTYVAKFNTSTNTLHDNWRHAVAEGSASLEMFDHVTLMTLDSLLRCAFSYDSNCQRSTSEYVSALVELSERIIERRHNILHHWDWFYWKTEQGKRFRKALGIVHSFTREVVQKRRALINQQTKSDADLTRSQQRKKDFVDILLLSKDADGRGLTDEEVQAEANTFMFAGHDTTASAICWTLYNLARHEHYQEKCRQEVMDLMQGRDRHKIEWEDLSNLPFTTMCIRESLRLHAPVQAVTRKYTRDMALPGHRTVPAGAICLVSIYGTHHNPAVWTDPHEFDPERFDPARSADRPSHAFIPFSSGPRNCIGQKFALAQLRVVVALTLLRFRLTPGENPDLGTRPGGVRRLPQLVLRAEGGLWLRVEELKDE encoded by the exons ATGTCATTGCGAAGACATCGGTGTACTGGTCacactctctctgtctttcccaGGATGTCTCTCCTGCCTCTGGTCCTCAGCTGGACGGGCCCCTGTCAGGTCCTGTTGGTGCTCGGTTCAGGACTGGGAGCCGTCGTCGCATTTTGGATCGCGAGGCTGCTGCTGCGACACGCCTGGTACACGCACAGGCTCTCCTGCTTCAGCAAGCCACACGCCAACTCCTGGCTTTTGGGCCACCTGGGCCAG ATGCAGAGCTCAGAAGAAGGTCTCCTGCAGGTGGATGACTTGGTGCAGAAGTACACACACTCCTGCAGCTGGTTCCTCGGCCCTTTTTATCACCTGGTCAGACTCTTCCACCCCGACTACGTCAAACCTCTGCTTATGGCACCTG CCAGCATAACAATGAAGGATGAGCTCATCTACGGCCATCTGCGTCCGTGGCTTG GACAAAGCCTGCTGCTAAGCAACGGGGAGGAATGGTCTCGCAGGAGACGCCTGCTGACTCCGGCTTTTCATTTTGACATCCTGAAGACCTACGTTGCCAAGTTCAACACCTCCACGAACACCCTGCAC GACAACTGGCGCCACGCGGTCGCTGAGGGCTCGGCGTCTTTGGAGATGTTTGACCATGTCACTCTGATGACACTGGACAGTCTGCTCAGATGTGCCTTCAGCTACGACAGCAACTGTCAGAG GTCGACCAGCGAGTACGTGTCGGCCTTAGTGGAGCTGAGTGAGCGGATAATAGAGCGGCGGCACAACATTCTGCACCACTGGGACTGGTTTTACTGGAAAACCGAGCAGGGAAAACGGTTCAGAAAGGCCCTTGGCATCGTGCACAG CTTTACCAGAGAGGTGGTTCAGAAGCGTCGAGCTCTGATCAACCAGCAGACAAAGTCGGACGCAGATTTGACCCGATCACAACAGAGGAAGAAAGATTTCGTGGACATCCTACTGCTGTCAAAG GATGCAGATGGACGCGGCCTAACGGATGAGGAGGTGCAGGCAGAGGCCAACACCTTCATGTTTGCAG gtcACGACACAACAGCCAGTGCGATTTGCTGGACGCTGTATAATTTAGCACGCCACGAGCACTATCAGGAGAAatgcaggcaggaagtgatGGATCTGATGCAAGGACGAGACAGACACAAAATAGAGTG GGAGGATCTGTCCAACCTTCCCTTCACCACCATGTGCATCAGGGAGTCTCTGCGGCTGCACGCTCCTGTGCAGGCTGTGACCAGGAAGTACACCCGGGACATGGCGCTGCCCGGGCATCGGACCGTACCAGCCG GTGCCATCTGCTTGGTCAGCATTTACGGGACACACCACAACCCCGCAGTCTGGACCGACCCACAC GAGTTTGATCCCGAGCGGTTCGACCCCGCGCGCTCAGCGGACCGGCCCTCTCACGCCTTCATCCCCTTCTCCTCGGGCCCCAG gaactgCATCGGGCAGAAATTTGCGCTGGCGCAGCTTCGAGTCGTCGTGGCGCTGACCCTGCTCAGGTTTCGCCTGACCCCGGGAGAGAACCCCGACCTCGGGACCAGGCCCGGGGGGGTTCGCCGCCTCCCCCAACTCGTCCTGCGTGCGGAGGGAGGTCTGTGGCTGcgggtggaggagctgaaggatgAATGA
- the LOC119221922 gene encoding trace amine-associated receptor 13c-like, with translation MDASESRLLCFPGLNSSCTRPPKARSEAALLYALLACVSLLTVTLNLLVIVSIAHFRQLHSPTNTLLLSLAVSDLVVGLLVMPVEGLRYTQACWLLGELVCALAPYVSYSLVSASVGNMVLISVDRYVAICDPLLYASKVTPNRAKASVCLCWACSILYNGCILMGHLGQPERYGSCYGECVVIISHVAGTVDLFLSFLGPCTVMVVLYMRVFVVAISQLRVIRSEIFAVNATPSAKRSERKAARTLGIVIAVFLMCFCPYYYPSLAGEDTSTSLSYYALVSWIMLINSCVNPLIYALFYPWFRKAIKLIITLRILQPQSQEYKLL, from the coding sequence atggacgCCTCCGAGAGCCGCCTGCTCTGCTTCCCCGGCCTCAACTCGTCCTGCACGCGGCCGCCCAAAGCGCGCTCCGAGGCGGCTCTGCTCTACGCCCTGCTGGCCTGCGTCTCCCTGCTCACCGTCACCCTCAACCTGCTCGTCATCGTCTCCATCGCCCACTTCCGGCAGCTGCACAGCCCCACCAACACCCTGCTCCTGTCTCTGGCCGTGTCCGACCTGGTGGTGGGGCTGCTGGTGATGCCGGTGGAGGGGCTGCGCTACACGCAGGCCTGCTGGCTGCTGGGAGAGCTCGTGTGCGCCCTGGCGCCGTACGTTTCCTACAGTCTGGTATCCGCCTCCGTGGGCAACATGGTGCTCATATCCGTAGACCGCTACGTGGCCATCTGTGACCCCCTGCTCTACGCCTCGAAGGTCACCCCCAACAGAGCCAAGgcctcagtgtgtttgtgttgggccTGTTCTATCCTCTACAACGGCTGCATTCTGATGGGTCACTTAGGGCAGCCCGAGCGGTACGGCTCCTGCTATGGGGAGTGCGTGGTGATCATCAGTCACGTCGCAGGCACAGTAGATCTTTTCTTGTCCTTTCTTGGGCCCTGCACAGTCATGGTGGTTCTCTACATGAGGGTGTTTGTGGTTGCCATTTCCCAGCTGCGTGTCATTCGGTCGGAGATTTTCGCTGTTAACGCGACTCCGTCCGCTAAGAGATCAGAGAGGAAGGCAGCCAGGACTCTTGGGATTGTGATAGCGGTGTTTCTGATGTGCTTCTGCCCGTATTACTATCCCTCCCTAGCGGGCGAGGACACCTCCACTAGCTTGTCTTATTACGCCCTGGTGTCTTGGATCATGCTGATAAACTCCTGCGTCAACCCACTGATTTATGCGCTGTTTtacccctggttcagaaaaGCTATCAAACTCATCATCACCCTCAGAATACTGCAGCCTCAATCCCAGGAGTACAAATTACTGTAG
- the LOC119221913 gene encoding stomatin-like protein 2, mitochondrial, which produces MLRTLCQTGGFVFKNSQRTAPRLCITPIQQRWASRLPMNTVVLFVPQQEAWVVQRMGRFHRILQPGLNFLIPILDQVRYVQSLKEIVIDIPEQSAVSQDNVTLQIDGVLFLRILDPFKASYGVEDPEYAVTQLAQTTMRSELGKLTLDKVFRERESLNSNMVHSINQASDDWGIRCLRYEIKDIQVPPRVKDSMQMQVEAERKKRATVLESEGTREADINIAEGRKQAQILASEGEKAEQINKAAGEAQAVLAKAGAKSKAIRLLSEALAEQNGGAAASLSVAEQYVSAFSNLAKESNTVLLPSNTGDVSGMVAQAMSIYSRLAQPSPKERTETEAGEPNDEAAAPATPAQ; this is translated from the exons ATGTTACGGACATTGTGTCAGACTGGCGGATTCGTTTTTAAG AACTCCCAGCGGACGGCGCCCAGACTTTGTATCACACCGATCCAGCAACGATGGGCCTCCCGCTTACCCATGAACACCGTGGTGCTGTTTGTGCCGCAGCAGGAGGCCTGGGTGGTCCAGAGGATGGGTCGCTTTCACCGCATCCTGCAGCCT GGACTGAACTTTCTCATTCCCATACTTGACCAAGTTCGCTATGTGCAAAGCCTTAAAGAGATTGTTATTGACATTCCTGAGCAGTCAGCTGTGTCCCAAG ATAACGTGACTCTCCAAATAGACGGGGTCCTTTTTTTGAGAATCTTGGACCCTTTTAAG GCCAGTTATGGTGTGGAGGATCCAGAATATGCTGTGACTCAACTCGCTCAGACCACAATGCGCTCAGAACTGGGCAAACTCACGCTGGATAAAGTATTCAGG GAAAGGGAGTCTCTCAATTCCAACATGGTCCACTCCATCAACCAGGCGTCAGACGACTGGGGAATCCGCTGCCTGCGTTATGAGATCAAAGACATTCAAGTTCCTCCTCGTGTTAAAGACTCCATGCAGATGCAG GTGGAAGCCGAGCGCAAGAAGAGAGCCACGGTCCTGGAGTCTGAAGGGACGCGAGAAGCAGACATCAACATCGCAGAGGGTCGGAAACAGGCCCAAATCCTCGcctcagagggagagaaggccgaGCAGATAAACAAAGCAGCCG GTGAGGCCCAAGCTGTGTTAGCCAAAGCGGGAGCCAAATCCAAGGCCATTCGTCTGCTGTCGGAGGCTCTGGCCGAACAG AACGGAGGCGCGGCGGCCTCGCTGAGCGTCGCCGAACAGTACGTCTCCGCGTTCTCCAACCTCGCCAAAGAGTCCAACACGGTCCTTCTGCCCTCCAACACCGGGGACGTCAGTGGAATGGTCGCACAG gcCATGAGCATTTACAGCAGGCTGGCCCAACCGAGTCCAAAGGAGCGCACGGAGACGGAGGCGGGCGAACCCAATGACGAGGCTGCGGCCCCGGCGACGCCGGCCCAGTAG